A genomic region of Burkholderia humptydooensis contains the following coding sequences:
- a CDS encoding alpha/beta fold hydrolase — translation MRSHLLRRTFAALSAALWLCVAAAGAPADTHGYTAVAPDGVTLAIQESGDPDGSPIIFVHGLLGSRLNWDAQLKDPRLLRHRLITYDLRGHGLSGKPAGTGAYADGRRWADDLAAVIRSSHARKPVLVGWSLGAAVITNYLAVYGDGDIAGAVYVGGVIELAPDQIVAHPDVYRDMTSADLKTHLDGERAFVGRCFHRPPDRETFERLLANAALASWDMQRAVPSMTIPLAHGLGRARVPMWLVYGARDALVHAEPSIARAKAVNTRVRSTLYPDSGHAPFLEEPERFNRDLADFVDGVDGGDGGRCGGVAPTDMNCAAQRQP, via the coding sequence ATGCGTTCACACCTGCTTCGCCGCACCTTCGCCGCGCTATCGGCGGCGCTCTGGCTCTGCGTCGCCGCTGCCGGCGCGCCGGCTGACACGCACGGCTACACGGCCGTCGCGCCCGACGGCGTGACGCTGGCGATCCAGGAGTCGGGCGACCCCGACGGTTCGCCGATCATCTTCGTCCACGGCCTCCTCGGCAGCCGCCTGAATTGGGACGCGCAACTGAAAGACCCGCGGCTTCTGCGGCACCGGCTCATCACATACGACCTGCGCGGCCACGGCCTGTCCGGCAAACCGGCCGGGACGGGCGCCTATGCCGACGGCCGCCGCTGGGCCGACGATCTGGCGGCCGTGATCCGGTCGTCGCACGCGCGCAAGCCCGTGCTCGTCGGCTGGTCGCTCGGCGCGGCCGTCATCACGAACTATCTGGCGGTCTACGGCGACGGCGACATCGCGGGCGCCGTGTATGTCGGCGGCGTGATCGAGCTGGCGCCCGATCAGATCGTCGCGCATCCGGACGTCTACCGCGACATGACGTCCGCCGATCTGAAAACGCATCTGGACGGCGAGCGCGCGTTCGTCGGCCGGTGCTTCCATCGGCCGCCGGATCGCGAGACGTTCGAGCGCCTGCTCGCGAACGCCGCGCTCGCTTCGTGGGACATGCAACGGGCCGTTCCGTCGATGACGATTCCGCTCGCGCACGGGCTCGGGCGAGCGCGGGTGCCGATGTGGCTCGTCTACGGCGCGCGGGACGCGCTCGTTCATGCCGAGCCGTCGATTGCCCGCGCGAAGGCAGTCAACACGCGGGTCCGGAGCACGCTGTATCCCGACTCGGGGCACGCGCCGTTTCTCGAAGAGCCCGAGCGTTTCAATCGCGATCTCGCCGATTTCGTCGATGGAGTCGACGGGGGCGATG
- a CDS encoding MerR family transcriptional regulator, producing MNETPAPRALSIGELARETGASVRSIRHYDQHGLLTSARACNGYRSFPLAAIAQVAQIQRLIATGFSLAEIRSFPDCMRMIEGAAMCPETTDAQRRRLASIERQIVELERRRARLIRTLTEGTVPPLD from the coding sequence ATGAACGAGACCCCGGCACCGCGCGCGTTGTCGATCGGCGAGCTCGCGCGCGAGACCGGCGCGAGCGTCCGGTCGATCCGACATTACGATCAGCACGGCCTGCTGACCTCGGCGCGGGCGTGCAACGGCTACCGGTCGTTCCCGCTCGCGGCGATCGCGCAGGTCGCGCAGATCCAGCGCCTGATCGCAACAGGATTCAGCCTTGCCGAGATCCGTTCGTTCCCTGACTGCATGCGCATGATCGAAGGCGCGGCCATGTGCCCGGAAACCACCGATGCGCAACGCAGGCGGCTTGCGTCGATCGAGCGCCAGATCGTCGAGCTCGAGCGCCGGCGCGCGCGTCTGATCAGGACGCTGACTGAAGGCACGGTGCCGCCGCTCGACTGA
- a CDS encoding DM13 domain-containing protein encodes MKKAGFRIGSHAIALALGFALGVYALPILTAEPGATETELRPLADRALYTGRFERGLTRGDPLHWADGKLSVARTALAFEGRVAPGPDYKIYLVPGFVASKEAFLAVKPRARRVGELKTFGDFVAPLAADVDVDAYTTVVIWCERFSQFIGAAQYR; translated from the coding sequence ATGAAAAAAGCAGGGTTCCGGATCGGCTCGCACGCGATCGCGCTCGCATTGGGTTTCGCGCTCGGCGTGTATGCGTTGCCGATCCTGACCGCCGAGCCGGGCGCGACCGAAACCGAGCTGCGCCCGCTCGCCGATCGCGCGCTCTACACCGGGCGCTTCGAGCGGGGCCTCACGCGCGGCGATCCGCTGCACTGGGCGGACGGCAAGCTGTCCGTCGCGCGCACGGCGCTCGCATTCGAGGGGCGCGTCGCGCCGGGCCCCGACTACAAGATCTACCTCGTGCCGGGGTTCGTCGCATCGAAAGAGGCGTTTCTCGCGGTGAAGCCGCGCGCGCGGCGAGTCGGCGAGCTGAAGACGTTCGGCGATTTCGTCGCGCCGCTCGCGGCGGACGTCGATGTCGATGCGTACACGACCGTCGTGATCTGGTGCGAACGGTTCTCGCAGTTCATCGGCGCGGCGCAGTACCGGTGA